In Moorella sp. Hama-1, a single genomic region encodes these proteins:
- the pgeF gene encoding peptidoglycan editing factor PgeF: MAGFTWEDKGGLSYLRVEFLEARAPVRAVFTSRRGGVSKAPYNGLNLGLHVGDDPQAVLANRVLLAGVLDRPLESWVIGAQVHGNEVARVGREETGSGVRELASALADIDALVTATPGVTLVAFYADCVPLYLVDPVNRALGLAHAGWQGTVLKVGARTVARMVTEFGSRPADLLAAIGPAVGPCCYQVDARVAGAVREQLPSSGEFLVPDSPYHWRLDLPRANYLGLLEAGLRPDHIVTAGICTCCRPETFFSYRASGGLTGRQAALLALR, encoded by the coding sequence TTGGCAGGCTTCACCTGGGAGGATAAAGGGGGGCTCTCTTACCTGCGGGTCGAGTTTTTGGAGGCCCGGGCTCCGGTAAGGGCTGTCTTTACCAGTCGCCGGGGTGGGGTGAGTAAAGCCCCTTATAACGGTTTAAACCTGGGCCTGCATGTTGGTGATGACCCGCAGGCGGTCCTGGCCAACAGGGTCTTGCTGGCCGGGGTCCTGGATCGGCCCCTGGAAAGCTGGGTCATCGGTGCCCAGGTCCACGGGAACGAAGTCGCCCGGGTGGGCCGGGAGGAAACCGGAAGCGGGGTCAGGGAACTGGCCTCCGCCCTGGCGGATATTGATGCCCTGGTAACCGCCACACCGGGGGTGACCCTGGTGGCCTTTTATGCCGATTGCGTTCCCCTTTACCTGGTGGACCCGGTAAACCGGGCCCTGGGCCTGGCCCATGCGGGCTGGCAGGGGACCGTCCTCAAGGTAGGGGCCCGGACGGTAGCCCGGATGGTAACTGAATTCGGCAGCCGGCCGGCTGACCTCCTGGCAGCCATCGGACCGGCGGTGGGCCCCTGTTGTTACCAGGTGGACGCCCGGGTGGCCGGTGCAGTTCGGGAACAGCTGCCCTCCTCCGGGGAGTTCCTGGTACCCGACAGCCCCTACCACTGGCGCCTGGACCTGCCCCGGGCCAACTACTTAGGCTTACTGGAAGCGGGGCTCCGGCCTGATCATATAGTTACAGCGGGTATCTGTACCTGTTGCCGCCCGGAAACCTTTTTTTCCTACCGCGCCTCCGGCGGTCTTACCGGGCGCCAGGCAGCCCTGCTGGCCTTGAGGTAG
- a CDS encoding HlyD family efflux transporter periplasmic adaptor subunit produces MKTAYNPLPPPARSRPRRRRAGPWLLRGVVLAILLLVAWSGARAATRAIAWHFLLIQQVDSGTLEDNLPLEVYIAREEQVLTAPATGNLTPVVPEGERVPVGATIARLLPVAAGAHPVDLKAPYPGQVSYETDGLEGSLQPAKLGNTSYQDLKRLVNLARPVTARGQVREGDPVVRLVNNLAPLRLYARLKERPAGWQEGREVTLKVPGSDGDIRARLLRLQDEGNQQAAILEVATWDSNWLLPRQMQVVAVLHRYRGIIIPASALADGPGGKQGVYLLGARELQWQPVEVLGQVGDQVAVQGLTDGSEVVLRPRVARWLMN; encoded by the coding sequence ATGAAGACGGCTTATAATCCTTTGCCGCCCCCGGCCCGCTCCCGGCCGCGACGCCGGCGCGCAGGTCCCTGGCTCCTGCGGGGGGTGGTCCTGGCAATACTACTCCTGGTGGCCTGGTCGGGCGCCAGGGCGGCGACCAGGGCCATTGCCTGGCATTTTTTACTTATCCAGCAGGTAGATAGTGGCACCCTGGAGGATAACCTCCCCCTGGAGGTCTATATTGCCCGGGAGGAGCAGGTCCTGACGGCGCCGGCAACCGGTAACTTGACCCCCGTGGTCCCGGAGGGAGAACGGGTGCCGGTGGGGGCTACCATTGCCCGCCTACTCCCGGTGGCGGCCGGTGCTCATCCTGTGGATTTAAAAGCACCTTATCCGGGCCAGGTTTCCTATGAGACGGATGGCCTGGAAGGGAGCCTGCAGCCGGCCAAACTGGGTAATACCAGCTATCAGGATTTAAAACGCCTGGTAAACCTGGCCCGGCCGGTGACGGCCCGCGGTCAGGTCCGGGAAGGGGATCCCGTGGTTCGCCTGGTTAACAACCTGGCTCCTTTACGCCTGTATGCCCGCCTGAAGGAGCGGCCGGCGGGCTGGCAGGAGGGTCGGGAGGTAACCCTGAAGGTACCTGGCAGTGATGGCGATATCCGGGCGCGCCTCCTGCGCCTCCAGGATGAAGGCAACCAGCAGGCGGCAATTCTGGAGGTGGCTACCTGGGACAGCAACTGGCTTTTGCCCCGCCAGATGCAGGTGGTAGCCGTTTTGCATCGCTACCGGGGGATCATAATCCCGGCGTCAGCCCTGGCCGACGGGCCGGGGGGGAAGCAGGGGGTCTACCTCCTGGGAGCCAGGGAGCTGCAGTGGCAACCCGTTGAGGTACTGGGGCAGGTGGGGGATCAGGTGGCCGTCCAGGGCCTGACAGATGGGTCCGAGGTAGTCCTGCGGCCCCGGGTGGCCAGGTGGTTGATGAATTAG
- a CDS encoding YggS family pyridoxal phosphate-dependent enzyme, which yields MVNVRENIARVQERIAAASRRSGRRPEDITLVAVTKTVPVEHIQEAVDCGLRDLGENRVQELLAKQPHLKGVKWHLIGHLQRNKVRQVWDRVTLIHSVDSLELAREIDKRAATAGRRVDILLEVNVAGEESKFGLTPEAVLPLVRDVAGLPGVHICGLMTVAPLVKDPEEVRPVFQRLASLRWEIDALRLPGVDMVYLSMGMTNDFEVAIEAGANMVRIGSAIFGARDYSKNAEVQ from the coding sequence ATGGTTAATGTGAGGGAAAATATCGCCCGGGTGCAGGAGAGGATTGCTGCCGCTTCCCGGCGCAGCGGGCGCCGGCCGGAGGATATTACCCTGGTGGCGGTGACGAAAACGGTCCCTGTGGAACATATCCAGGAGGCTGTGGATTGCGGCCTCCGGGACCTGGGCGAGAACCGGGTCCAAGAACTCCTGGCCAAACAACCCCACCTCAAGGGGGTCAAGTGGCACCTTATCGGCCACCTGCAGCGGAATAAGGTACGCCAGGTGTGGGATCGGGTGACACTCATTCACTCGGTGGACAGCCTGGAGCTGGCCCGGGAGATCGACAAGCGGGCGGCCACTGCCGGGCGCCGGGTAGACATCCTCCTGGAGGTCAATGTAGCCGGGGAGGAGAGTAAATTCGGCCTTACACCCGAGGCCGTCCTGCCCCTGGTGCGGGATGTTGCCGGCCTGCCGGGGGTGCATATCTGTGGCCTGATGACGGTGGCGCCCCTGGTAAAAGATCCGGAAGAGGTACGGCCGGTCTTCCAGCGTCTGGCGTCTTTGCGGTGGGAGATTGACGCCCTGCGTCTTCCCGGGGTGGACATGGTTTACCTGTCCATGGGTATGACCAACGATTTTGAGGTGGCTATTGAAGCCGGGGCCAACATGGTGCGTATCGGCTCGGCCATTTTTGGTGCCCGGGATTACAGTAAGAATGCGGAGGTGCAATAA
- a CDS encoding cell division protein SepF has product MAFWHGLINWLGYGHEEEEPVVEKPLPELETAPVAPARGKLVGLPTARNAVRLVISRPQSFEQAAGLAENLKNYRPLIVNVEGIPLEEARRIIDFLSGAVYALGGRVRKVTSGIFLFTTSNVDLSGDLEEQVPANLNWLEAAGRGK; this is encoded by the coding sequence GTGGCATTTTGGCATGGTTTAATCAACTGGCTGGGCTACGGCCACGAAGAAGAAGAGCCGGTGGTGGAGAAACCACTACCCGAACTGGAGACGGCCCCGGTGGCCCCGGCTAGAGGGAAGCTGGTGGGCCTGCCGACGGCGCGCAATGCTGTCCGCTTGGTTATCTCCCGGCCCCAGTCCTTTGAACAGGCCGCCGGGTTGGCCGAAAACCTGAAGAACTACCGGCCCTTGATTGTCAACGTCGAGGGCATACCCCTGGAAGAAGCGCGGCGGATTATCGATTTTTTGAGCGGTGCCGTTTACGCCCTGGGGGGACGGGTGCGCAAGGTAACCAGCGGTATCTTTTTATTTACCACCAGCAATGTCGACTTAAGCGGTGATCTGGAAGAACAAGTACCGGCGAACCTCAACTGGTTGGAAGCAGCCGGCCGGGGTAAATAG
- the proC gene encoding pyrroline-5-carboxylate reductase, whose translation MDANIGFLGAGAMGEALIRGILQAGLVRPGQIKAYDIRSSRLKELELRYGLKTVPGREELVSTADIIILAIKPQNLAEALTGLPVTKDKLIISIVAGVSLSSLAGYLGDVPLVRVVPNTPALVGEGISALAAGDRVDKEALEQALAIFRSVGAAMILPEEHLNAVTGLSGSGPAYVYMIIEALADGGVRQGLARPVALELAARTLLGSARMVLATGEHPGVLKDRVTSPAGTTIAGLAVLEDRGVRGALIRAVEAATLRAGELE comes from the coding sequence GTGGACGCAAATATCGGTTTCCTCGGTGCCGGGGCCATGGGTGAAGCCCTGATCCGGGGTATCCTCCAGGCCGGCCTGGTCCGGCCCGGGCAGATCAAGGCCTATGACATCCGGTCGTCACGATTAAAAGAACTCGAGTTACGCTACGGCCTGAAAACGGTGCCCGGCCGGGAAGAGTTAGTATCGACCGCGGATATAATAATCCTGGCCATTAAACCCCAGAATCTGGCGGAGGCTTTAACCGGCTTGCCAGTTACGAAGGACAAGCTAATTATTTCCATCGTGGCGGGGGTCAGTCTCTCCAGCCTGGCAGGATACCTGGGGGATGTGCCCCTGGTCAGGGTGGTGCCCAATACACCAGCCCTGGTAGGGGAAGGGATCTCCGCCCTGGCAGCCGGCGACCGCGTAGATAAGGAGGCCCTGGAGCAAGCCCTGGCCATCTTTCGTTCCGTTGGTGCGGCCATGATCCTGCCGGAAGAACATCTCAACGCCGTCACCGGTCTGAGCGGCAGTGGACCGGCTTATGTTTATATGATCATTGAAGCCCTGGCCGACGGTGGCGTGCGCCAGGGATTGGCCAGGCCGGTAGCCCTGGAACTGGCGGCCCGGACCCTCCTGGGGAGCGCGCGCATGGTCCTGGCCACCGGCGAGCACCCTGGGGTCCTGAAGGACAGGGTAACCTCCCCAGCCGGGACTACCATCGCCGGCCTGGCTGTACTGGAAGACCGGGGCGTACGGGGGGCCCTCATCCGGGCTGTCGAGGCTGCTACCCTGCGGGCCGGTGAACTTGAATAA
- a CDS encoding YggT family protein, which yields MQTLAVLVRVAFEVLNWLIIARILISWFPHDPNNPIMRFIYEITEPVLAPFRRLMPRTTMPIDFSPIIAVLVLQLVERLLISFILHMG from the coding sequence ATGCAGACCCTGGCAGTCCTGGTCCGGGTGGCCTTTGAGGTCTTAAACTGGCTGATTATCGCCCGGATCCTCATATCCTGGTTTCCCCACGATCCCAACAACCCGATTATGCGGTTTATCTATGAGATTACAGAGCCGGTGCTGGCTCCCTTTCGCCGCCTGATGCCGCGTACAACCATGCCCATTGATTTTTCACCCATTATCGCCGTCCTGGTTTTGCAACTGGTGGAGCGCCTGCTGATCAGTTTTATCCTGCATATGGGTTAG
- a CDS encoding DivIVA domain-containing protein: MLTPLDINKKEFHRSFRGYSCEEVDEFLEQILRDYGQVYRENQELREKNQRLVEEMERYTNLEQTLKDALVMAQQTADEMRRNAQREAELKIQEAESQAREILNQARLQAEKTERYRRDLEAGTRAFKMRLRSLLQAQLELLENEDRVDAEAAATAEA; the protein is encoded by the coding sequence GTGCTGACTCCCCTGGATATTAACAAAAAAGAGTTCCACCGCAGTTTTCGCGGTTACAGCTGTGAAGAGGTAGATGAATTCCTGGAGCAGATCCTGCGCGATTACGGCCAGGTTTACCGGGAGAACCAGGAACTACGGGAAAAAAACCAGCGCCTCGTTGAAGAAATGGAGCGCTACACTAACCTGGAACAAACCTTGAAAGATGCCCTGGTCATGGCCCAGCAGACGGCCGATGAGATGCGCCGGAACGCCCAGCGGGAGGCAGAATTAAAGATCCAGGAAGCGGAGAGCCAGGCCCGGGAGATTTTAAACCAGGCCCGGCTCCAGGCGGAAAAGACCGAACGCTACCGGCGGGACCTGGAGGCCGGCACCAGGGCCTTTAAAATGCGCCTGCGTTCCCTCCTCCAGGCCCAGCTGGAACTTCTGGAGAATGAAGACCGGGTAGACGCCGAGGCCGCAGCGACGGCGGAGGCATAA
- the ileS gene encoding isoleucine--tRNA ligase, which produces MDYSKTLNLPRTDFPMRANLPQREPEILKFWEENDIYGKVQEANKGKPRFILHDGPPYANGHLHLGHTLNKILKDMIVKYHSMNGYDAPYVPGWDTHGLPIEQQAIKNLGLNRHAVNVVEFRNCCRDYALKYVNIQREEFKRLGVRGDWEHPYLTLEPEYEAIQIGVFGEMAKKGYIYKGLKPVYWCTDCETALAEAEVEYGEERSPSIYVKFPVVDAKGLFETTGSFIVIWTTTPWTLPANVAIALHPEFKYVLLQVGEERLLMAAELHRQVMELLGVQDYQVIATFTGSELEGVRCRNPLMDRDSVVILGEHVTLEQGTGCVHTAPGHGLEDYEVGMRYHLPVLSPLDDQGRFTEEGGQFAGLFVDDANKAVVKELESRGALLHFGFIKHQYPHCWRCKHPIIFRATEQWFASIEGFRQEALEAIKGVKWIPAWGEDRIYNMVADRSDWCISRQRTWGVPIPIFYCAGCGREIINDATISHLQELFREYGSNVWFAREAGGLVPPGLKCPECGSKEFRKETDIMDVWFDSGSSHAAVLTTRPELAWPADLYLEGSDQHRGWFNSSLSTAVATRGRAPYRQVLTHGFLVDEEGRKMSKSLGNGIDPAEVIRQKGADVLRLWVASADYRRDVAASENIMRQITEAYRKIRNTCRFLLANLADFEPGKDRVAREDMLELDRWAMDRLQRLVARVTRAYDDYEFHVVYHSIHNFCAVDLSAVYLDIIKDRLYTWPAASRGRRSAQTVLYEAINVLVRLLTPILAFTTEEIWRYLPAAGDKPFSVQLAGWPRVKTEFLDDELAEKWERILQVRDGVARALERARQEQDLGNSLNAAVHLYPDAGLYQFLQPMAAELATIFIVSQATLHRPEEEAPARSLEIPEVPGLRVDVTRAPGEKCERCWMVSETVGQDHSHPTLCHRCATVLEEAPMASAPHHGVPPAYEKLKQR; this is translated from the coding sequence GTGGATTATAGTAAAACCCTGAATTTACCTCGAACTGATTTTCCCATGCGGGCCAACCTGCCCCAGCGGGAACCGGAGATCCTCAAGTTCTGGGAGGAAAATGACATCTACGGCAAGGTCCAGGAGGCCAACAAGGGCAAGCCCAGGTTTATCCTCCACGACGGCCCGCCCTATGCCAACGGTCACCTGCATCTGGGACATACCCTGAATAAAATCCTCAAGGACATGATCGTTAAGTACCATTCCATGAACGGTTACGATGCCCCTTACGTGCCCGGGTGGGATACCCATGGCCTCCCCATAGAGCAACAGGCTATCAAAAACCTGGGCCTTAACCGGCATGCCGTCAATGTAGTGGAATTCCGTAACTGCTGCCGGGATTACGCCTTGAAATATGTCAACATCCAGCGGGAAGAGTTTAAACGCCTGGGGGTACGCGGGGACTGGGAGCACCCCTATCTTACCCTGGAGCCGGAGTATGAAGCCATCCAGATCGGCGTTTTTGGCGAGATGGCCAAAAAGGGCTATATCTACAAAGGCTTGAAGCCCGTTTACTGGTGTACCGACTGTGAGACGGCCCTGGCGGAAGCCGAAGTGGAGTACGGCGAGGAGCGCTCGCCCTCGATTTATGTTAAATTTCCAGTAGTCGACGCTAAAGGCCTGTTTGAGACTACGGGTAGTTTTATCGTTATCTGGACCACTACCCCCTGGACCCTGCCGGCCAACGTGGCCATCGCCCTGCACCCGGAGTTCAAGTATGTCCTGCTCCAGGTGGGAGAAGAGCGGCTGCTCATGGCTGCCGAACTTCACCGCCAGGTCATGGAGTTACTCGGGGTACAGGATTATCAGGTAATAGCCACCTTTACCGGGAGCGAGCTGGAAGGGGTCAGGTGCCGCAACCCCCTCATGGACCGGGATTCCGTAGTTATTCTGGGCGAACACGTTACCCTGGAACAGGGCACCGGCTGCGTGCATACCGCCCCGGGCCATGGCCTGGAGGACTATGAGGTAGGTATGCGCTACCACCTGCCGGTATTATCCCCCCTGGACGATCAGGGCCGCTTTACCGAGGAAGGGGGCCAGTTCGCCGGGCTTTTTGTTGATGACGCCAACAAGGCCGTGGTCAAAGAACTGGAAAGCCGGGGGGCCCTCCTCCATTTCGGTTTCATCAAACACCAGTACCCCCACTGCTGGCGTTGCAAGCACCCTATTATCTTCCGGGCTACGGAACAGTGGTTTGCCTCCATTGAGGGTTTCCGGCAGGAGGCCCTGGAGGCCATTAAGGGGGTTAAATGGATCCCGGCCTGGGGTGAAGACCGGATTTACAACATGGTAGCCGACCGCAGCGACTGGTGTATCTCGCGCCAGCGTACCTGGGGGGTACCTATCCCCATTTTTTATTGTGCCGGCTGCGGCCGGGAGATAATCAACGACGCTACCATCAGCCACCTGCAGGAACTCTTCCGGGAATACGGCTCCAACGTCTGGTTTGCCCGGGAAGCCGGGGGACTGGTGCCGCCGGGGTTGAAGTGCCCGGAGTGCGGCAGCAAAGAATTCCGCAAAGAAACGGATATTATGGATGTCTGGTTCGATTCCGGCTCCAGCCACGCCGCTGTGCTGACCACCCGGCCGGAGCTCGCCTGGCCGGCCGACCTCTACCTGGAGGGTAGCGATCAGCACCGGGGCTGGTTTAATTCATCCCTGTCCACAGCGGTGGCCACCAGGGGCCGCGCCCCCTACCGCCAGGTCCTGACCCACGGTTTTCTGGTGGATGAGGAGGGCCGTAAGATGTCCAAGTCCCTGGGCAACGGCATTGACCCGGCAGAAGTTATCCGCCAGAAGGGGGCCGATGTCCTGCGCCTCTGGGTGGCCTCGGCCGACTACCGGCGCGATGTGGCGGCTTCCGAGAATATCATGCGCCAGATTACCGAGGCCTACCGGAAGATCCGCAATACCTGCCGGTTCCTCCTGGCCAACCTGGCCGATTTTGAACCAGGCAAGGACCGGGTAGCCAGGGAAGATATGCTGGAGCTGGATCGCTGGGCCATGGACCGCCTGCAGCGCCTGGTGGCCAGGGTTACCAGGGCCTACGACGATTATGAATTCCATGTGGTTTATCACAGCATCCATAACTTCTGTGCCGTAGATTTAAGCGCCGTCTACCTGGATATAATTAAAGATCGCCTGTATACCTGGCCGGCGGCTTCCCGGGGACGGCGTTCGGCCCAGACGGTGCTTTATGAAGCCATTAACGTCCTGGTGCGGCTCCTCACCCCCATCCTGGCCTTTACGACGGAAGAGATCTGGCGGTACCTGCCTGCAGCCGGCGACAAGCCCTTCAGCGTCCAGCTGGCCGGTTGGCCCCGGGTTAAAACCGAGTTCCTGGATGATGAGCTGGCGGAAAAATGGGAGCGGATCCTCCAGGTGCGGGATGGCGTCGCCCGGGCCCTGGAACGCGCCCGCCAGGAGCAGGACCTGGGCAACTCCCTGAATGCCGCCGTTCACCTTTATCCTGACGCCGGCCTGTACCAGTTCCTGCAACCAATGGCAGCGGAACTGGCAACTATTTTTATTGTCTCCCAGGCAACCCTGCACCGGCCGGAGGAGGAAGCCCCGGCCCGCAGCCTGGAGATACCGGAGGTCCCGGGCCTCCGGGTGGACGTTACCCGGGCGCCGGGGGAGAAGTGCGAACGCTGCTGGATGGTCAGCGAAACGGTAGGTCAGGACCACAGCCACCCCACCCTCTGTCACCGCTGCGCCACCGTCCTGGAGGAGGCGCCCATGGCCTCGGCCCCTCACCACGGCGTACCTCCAGCCTATGAGAAGCTAAAACAGCGTTAA
- the pduL gene encoding phosphate propanoyltransferase — protein sequence MLTFREADFLPVEVPVGISNRHIHLCREDLDVLFGPGYELTVYRDLSQPGEYAARETVTIVGPRGVLEGVRVLGPVRSHSQVEISMTDGFHLGLKPPVRESGDLEGTPGIAVVGPAGALNLPRGVILAARHIHMEADRAAALHLQDDQRVQVLVPGIRELILSNVIVRVRTDFRLELHLDTDEANAALLANGSKVKILRP from the coding sequence GTGCTAACTTTTCGCGAGGCGGACTTTTTGCCTGTCGAGGTACCCGTGGGCATCTCCAATCGCCATATTCACCTCTGCCGGGAGGACCTGGATGTCCTTTTTGGGCCTGGTTATGAGCTGACCGTCTACCGGGACCTCAGCCAGCCAGGGGAGTATGCCGCCCGGGAAACGGTCACCATTGTCGGTCCCCGGGGCGTGCTGGAGGGAGTGCGGGTCCTGGGACCGGTACGTTCCCATTCCCAGGTGGAGATATCCATGACCGACGGCTTCCACCTGGGACTGAAGCCCCCGGTCAGGGAGTCCGGCGATCTGGAGGGCACCCCCGGTATAGCTGTCGTTGGCCCGGCCGGGGCCCTGAATTTGCCCCGGGGGGTTATCCTGGCCGCCCGCCACATCCACATGGAGGCCGACCGGGCTGCCGCCCTGCACCTCCAGGACGACCAGCGGGTCCAGGTCCTGGTGCCGGGTATCCGGGAGTTAATCCTGAGTAACGTAATCGTCCGGGTGCGGACTGACTTCCGCCTGGAACTACATCTGGATACCGACGAAGCCAACGCCGCCCTGCTGGCCAACGGCTCGAAAGTAAAAATCCTGCGTCCCTGA